One Campylobacter lari DNA segment encodes these proteins:
- a CDS encoding M16 family metallopeptidase: MLNLDFNETKIDIIYEYENELPVVFFKLIFKNSGKIAEKHNRGCASMLARILNEGSNDEFFKSLEYRAIELYAKASFEHFQISIKCLKEHFDFALEKLQELFLNVRFDEKILQRLKTLALGELASLNTDYDYQAKRLLNKNVFKDEIFASGLDGTKESIEKISLKELQDFMSENLVLDNALFVFGGDVKEDEVKVKTEKICQILKRNTPNQNKNYKLIDESIEVSEQKSTEQAYIYFCSPFNMQINDEKMYLAKLALFILGQGGFGSRLMEEVRVKRGLAYSAYAMLDVNLNYSRVFGYLQTKNESSNEAKTLVKEVFENFVQNGVNEKEFQLAKQFLVGSMPLRYESLAKRLDIMLNEYLHGLKLGNLKEEMQKIKNTTLDELNDFIKTHSEITKVSFASIENES; this comes from the coding sequence ATGCTAAATTTAGACTTTAATGAAACTAAAATAGACATAATATATGAGTATGAAAACGAGCTTCCTGTAGTATTTTTCAAACTCATTTTTAAAAATAGTGGAAAAATAGCAGAAAAACACAATAGAGGTTGTGCAAGTATGCTTGCTAGGATTTTAAACGAAGGAAGTAATGATGAGTTTTTTAAAAGTTTAGAATACCGTGCTATAGAACTTTACGCTAAGGCTAGTTTTGAGCATTTTCAAATTAGTATTAAGTGCTTGAAAGAACATTTTGATTTTGCTTTAGAAAAATTGCAAGAATTGTTTTTAAATGTGCGTTTTGATGAAAAAATCTTACAAAGATTAAAAACTTTAGCTTTAGGTGAGCTTGCAAGTTTAAATACTGATTATGATTATCAAGCAAAAAGACTTTTAAATAAAAATGTTTTCAAAGATGAAATTTTTGCTAGTGGTCTTGATGGAACTAAAGAAAGCATAGAAAAGATTAGCTTAAAAGAATTGCAAGATTTTATGAGTGAAAATTTAGTACTTGATAATGCTTTATTTGTTTTTGGTGGAGATGTTAAAGAAGATGAAGTGAAAGTTAAAACAGAAAAAATTTGCCAAATTCTAAAAAGAAACACTCCAAATCAAAATAAAAATTACAAACTCATTGATGAGAGTATAGAAGTAAGTGAGCAAAAAAGTACCGAGCAAGCTTATATATACTTTTGCTCCCCATTTAATATGCAAATTAATGATGAGAAAATGTATTTAGCTAAACTTGCTTTATTTATCTTGGGTCAAGGTGGTTTTGGTTCGCGTTTGATGGAAGAAGTGCGTGTGAAAAGAGGCTTGGCATATTCAGCATATGCTATGCTTGATGTAAATTTAAATTATAGTAGAGTTTTTGGGTATTTGCAAACTAAAAATGAAAGCTCTAATGAGGCTAAAACTTTAGTTAAGGAAGTTTTTGAAAACTTTGTCCAAAATGGAGTAAATGAAAAAGAATTTCAATTAGCTAAGCAATTTTTAGTAGGTTCTATGCCTTTAAGATATGAAAGTTTGGCTAAAAGACTAGATATAATGCTAAATGAATATTTACATGGTTTAAAACTTGGAAATTTAAAAGAAGAAATGCAAAAGATCAAAAACACTACCTTAGATGAGTTAAATGACTTTATTAAAACACATAGTGAAATTACAAAAGTGAGTTTTGCAAGTATAGAAAATGAAAGTTGA
- the recG gene encoding ATP-dependent DNA helicase RecG, with amino-acid sequence MKVEEKDLKLLHALGVKNCIDLALILPKKFDDFRISKFPKDAFCTQNVKIISTQNHHSQLFILCECLEWGIKANIVIFHPNKWHFKIFKHNALVCIHAKMNFFNGVWQFINPKIVKNIGQIVPKYQISSIKDESIKKLILKYVNETNLKALNLEQKYINLLLNLHNYDDLILYENFNSIVKDLKYIEIFNHLRRLKGKKISQNAYKIELFDISSWLKGLEFNPTNDQLLAIEDIKKDLRSKVAKRRVVMGDVGCGKTLVILAASLLVYPKKAILMAPTSILAEQIYHEAKRLLPDFVNVLLLKGGKKDKDLAKLKEQAHFIIGTHALIHQEEFEAVLVMIDEQHRFGSNQRQKISELSKNSQYAPHIVQFSATPIPRTLSMIQSELVNFSFIKQMPFKKDIKTFCIQDKDFKYLLKKIDDELAKNHQVIIIYPLVNESENIDYLSLEQAQGYWINKYKNVYITHGKDKNKDQILQEFREKGTILLSTTVVEVGISLPRLSVIVVVGAERLGLATLHQLRGRVGRVGLESFCYLYTKQKEIPSRLLEFAKTLDGFKIAELDLKNRLSGDLLDGRVQHGNHFKFFDFADDEELVLKAKESIKNMEKENG; translated from the coding sequence ATGAAAGTTGAAGAAAAGGATTTAAAACTACTTCATGCTTTAGGGGTTAAAAATTGTATCGATTTGGCTTTGATTTTGCCTAAAAAATTTGATGATTTTAGAATTTCAAAGTTTCCAAAAGATGCATTTTGTACCCAAAATGTAAAAATTATTAGCACGCAAAATCATCACTCTCAGCTTTTTATACTTTGTGAATGTTTAGAATGGGGTATAAAAGCAAATATAGTAATCTTTCATCCTAATAAATGGCATTTTAAAATTTTTAAACATAATGCTTTAGTTTGTATCCATGCAAAGATGAATTTTTTTAATGGAGTTTGGCAGTTTATAAACCCAAAAATAGTAAAAAATATAGGTCAAATAGTCCCTAAATACCAAATTAGCTCTATTAAAGATGAAAGCATAAAAAAACTTATCTTAAAATATGTCAATGAAACTAATTTAAAAGCGCTAAATTTAGAACAAAAATACATTAATTTGCTTTTAAATTTGCACAATTACGATGATTTGATTCTTTATGAAAATTTTAACTCCATAGTTAAAGATTTAAAATATATAGAAATTTTTAATCATCTAAGGCGTTTAAAGGGCAAAAAAATATCACAAAATGCTTATAAAATAGAACTTTTTGATATAAGCTCTTGGCTTAAGGGTTTAGAATTTAACCCTACAAATGATCAGCTTTTAGCGATAGAAGATATTAAAAAAGACTTACGAAGTAAAGTCGCTAAAAGGCGTGTGGTGATGGGCGATGTGGGTTGTGGTAAGACTTTGGTTATACTTGCTGCAAGTTTGCTTGTATATCCTAAAAAGGCTATTTTAATGGCTCCAACTAGTATATTAGCAGAGCAAATTTATCATGAAGCAAAAAGACTTTTGCCTGATTTTGTTAATGTATTGCTTTTAAAAGGTGGTAAAAAAGATAAAGATTTAGCAAAATTAAAAGAACAAGCTCATTTTATCATAGGTACACATGCGCTCATTCATCAAGAAGAATTTGAAGCAGTTTTAGTGATGATAGATGAGCAACATCGCTTTGGTTCTAATCAAAGACAAAAAATAAGCGAGCTTAGTAAAAACTCTCAATATGCTCCACATATCGTGCAATTTTCTGCTACGCCTATACCAAGAACGCTTTCTATGATACAAAGTGAGCTTGTAAATTTTAGTTTTATTAAACAAATGCCTTTTAAAAAAGACATCAAAACTTTTTGCATACAAGATAAAGATTTTAAATATTTGCTTAAAAAAATCGATGATGAACTAGCTAAAAATCACCAAGTAATCATCATTTATCCTTTGGTAAATGAAAGTGAAAATATAGATTATTTATCATTAGAACAAGCACAAGGATACTGGATAAACAAATATAAAAATGTTTATATAACCCATGGAAAAGATAAAAATAAAGATCAAATTTTACAAGAATTTAGAGAAAAAGGCACGATTTTGCTTTCTACAACGGTGGTTGAAGTGGGGATTTCTTTGCCAAGACTAAGCGTTATTGTAGTTGTTGGGGCTGAAAGACTTGGGCTTGCTACCTTACATCAGCTTCGAGGTAGGGTAGGTAGAGTAGGGCTTGAGAGCTTTTGTTATTTATACACTAAGCAAAAAGAAATTCCAAGCCGTTTGCTTGAATTTGCTAAAACTTTAGATGGATTTAAAATAGCTGAGCTTGATTTGAAAAATAGGCTAAGTGGGGATTTGCTAGATGGTAGAGTGCAGCATGGTAATCATTTTAAATTCTTTGATTTTGCAGATGATGAAGAGTTAGTTTTAAAAGCAAAAGAAAGTATTAAAAATATGGAAAAAGAAAATGGATAA
- a CDS encoding nitrosative stress-response regulator, Crp/Fnr family, with the protein MDKHFEILISKGKKKHFNKGNILFFQGEKANKIYILLSGKVRIYKVNAKGFELTLHTLTPVNFIAEMPVFEGINYPANAICEQDCEICVFDFDEFKKLCLENGEFSFLLLTSLIGKIRILENFIRQKSLDLKSRLVSFLLENEEKLQNLKQKEIAVILNLPPESLSRFLKELKQNELICTNKGKIAILNKEKMQNLIKSF; encoded by the coding sequence ATGGATAAACATTTTGAAATTTTAATTTCTAAAGGCAAGAAAAAACATTTTAACAAAGGGAATATTTTATTTTTTCAAGGTGAAAAAGCAAATAAAATTTACATTTTACTAAGTGGAAAAGTACGTATATATAAGGTAAATGCAAAGGGTTTTGAACTAACACTGCATACTCTAACTCCGGTGAATTTTATAGCCGAAATGCCTGTGTTTGAAGGTATTAATTACCCAGCTAATGCTATTTGTGAGCAAGATTGTGAAATTTGTGTTTTTGATTTTGATGAATTTAAAAAATTATGCTTGGAAAATGGAGAATTTAGCTTTTTGCTTCTGACTTCTTTAATCGGTAAAATTCGAATTTTAGAAAATTTCATCAGACAAAAATCTTTGGATTTAAAGTCAAGACTAGTCAGCTTTTTACTAGAAAATGAAGAAAAACTACAAAATTTAAAACAAAAAGAAATCGCTGTGATTTTGAATTTACCCCCAGAATCCTTGTCACGTTTTTTAAAAGAATTAAAACAAAATGAGCTTATTTGTACAAATAAAGGTAAAATAGCAATTTTAAATAAAGAAAAAATGCAAAATTTAATTAAGTCTTTTTAA
- a CDS encoding amino acid ABC transporter permease, producing MDFDFLIKFSPMFIQASWLTLKLAIYGVFFSFLVGLFCVGVSYFKFSFLNTICKIYIEFSRNTPLLIQLFFLYYALPEFGIHLSSFACAVIGLSFLGGSYMAESLRAGMEAVKKQQYESGLSLGLSKWQNFRYVIIPQALGIAMPSISANIIFLLKETSVVSIIALADLVYVAKDLIGLYYKSNEALFALVFCYLILILPLSLVLNRIEKRLNYV from the coding sequence ATGGATTTTGATTTTTTAATCAAGTTTAGCCCTATGTTTATACAAGCTTCTTGGCTTACTTTAAAACTTGCTATTTATGGGGTGTTTTTTTCATTTTTAGTAGGTTTATTTTGTGTGGGAGTAAGTTATTTTAAATTTTCTTTTTTAAATACAATCTGTAAAATTTACATAGAATTTTCAAGAAACACACCTTTATTAATCCAACTTTTCTTTTTATATTATGCTTTGCCTGAGTTTGGGATACACCTTAGTTCTTTTGCATGTGCTGTGATAGGACTTAGTTTTTTAGGTGGTTCTTATATGGCTGAAAGTTTAAGAGCGGGTATGGAAGCGGTGAAAAAACAACAATACGAATCAGGACTTTCTTTGGGTTTGAGTAAATGGCAAAATTTTCGTTATGTAATCATACCTCAAGCTTTGGGTATAGCTATGCCAAGCATTAGTGCTAATATCATTTTTTTACTCAAAGAAACTTCAGTGGTAAGTATTATTGCTTTAGCGGATTTAGTATATGTGGCTAAAGATCTTATAGGGCTTTATTATAAAAGTAATGAAGCATTATTTGCTTTGGTGTTTTGTTATTTGATTTTGATTTTACCTTTATCTTTAGTGTTAAACCGTATAGAAAAAAGGTTAAATTATGTTTGA
- a CDS encoding amino acid ABC transporter permease, whose protein sequence is MFEILNQDTFFRLAQGLKVTLELSLISVLISLIGGVFFGILMHSKNKILYAFCRFMLEFVRIMPLIVWLFIVHFGLAKWFGWHLSALGSSIIVFSIWGVFEMMDLVRSSLSSIPKHQYESGLSLGFNKFEVYLFIIIPLSLRRLLPMSINLFTRIIKSTSVIYLIGGIELIKVGQQVIELNLFQNSYAAFVIYGLILLIYFILCYPLSVYSKFLEKKWS, encoded by the coding sequence ATGTTTGAAATTTTAAATCAAGATACCTTTTTTAGACTAGCACAAGGCTTAAAGGTTACTTTAGAGCTTTCGTTAATTAGTGTTTTGATTTCACTTATAGGGGGAGTGTTTTTTGGAATTTTAATGCATTCTAAAAATAAAATCCTTTATGCTTTTTGTCGTTTTATGCTTGAGTTTGTGCGTATTATGCCTTTGATTGTTTGGCTTTTTATAGTGCATTTTGGCTTGGCGAAATGGTTTGGATGGCATTTGAGTGCTTTGGGTTCAAGTATTATTGTTTTTAGTATATGGGGCGTGTTTGAGATGATGGATTTGGTTAGATCATCTTTATCAAGCATACCAAAACACCAGTATGAATCAGGACTTTCACTAGGTTTTAATAAATTTGAAGTTTATCTTTTTATCATTATACCTTTATCTTTAAGAAGATTATTACCAATGAGTATCAATCTCTTTACAAGAATTATCAAAAGTACTTCAGTGATTTATCTCATCGGCGGTATAGAGCTTATTAAAGTAGGCCAACAAGTGATCGAGCTAAATTTATTTCAAAACTCTTATGCTGCTTTTGTGATTTATGGTTTGATTTTATTGATTTATTTTATACTTTGCTATCCTTTGTCGGTATATTCAAAGTTTTTAGAGAAAAAATGGAGCTAA
- a CDS encoding pathogenesis-associated glutamine ABC transporter, ATP-binding protein translates to MSILKIQNLQKYYDDHHVLKDINLEVNQKEVVVILGPSGCGKSTLLRCINGLEEMADGAIFVDDEKIDKNYKKWTQIRQKIGMVFQSYELFDHLNVEQNILLGPLKVQKRKKEEVLEEAKYWLDRVGLLHKLKAYPKELSGGQKQRIAIVRSLCMNPEIMLFDEVTAALDPEIVREVLDVILNLAKDGMTMLIVTHEMGFARAVADKIVFMDDGKIVEISKPDEFFENPKTDRAKKFLNLFDFHR, encoded by the coding sequence ATGAGCATTTTAAAAATACAAAATTTACAAAAATACTATGATGATCATCATGTTTTAAAAGATATAAATTTAGAAGTAAATCAAAAAGAAGTAGTGGTTATACTAGGTCCAAGTGGTTGTGGGAAATCTACGCTTTTAAGATGTATTAATGGTTTGGAAGAAATGGCTGATGGGGCTATTTTTGTAGATGATGAAAAAATTGATAAAAATTATAAAAAATGGACTCAAATTCGCCAAAAAATAGGCATGGTATTTCAATCTTATGAACTTTTTGATCATTTAAATGTGGAGCAAAATATACTCTTAGGGCCTTTAAAGGTGCAAAAAAGAAAAAAAGAAGAGGTTTTAGAAGAAGCTAAATACTGGCTTGATAGAGTAGGGCTTTTGCATAAATTAAAAGCCTATCCTAAAGAATTAAGTGGTGGACAAAAACAACGCATAGCCATAGTTAGAAGCCTTTGTATGAATCCTGAAATCATGCTTTTTGATGAAGTTACAGCAGCGCTTGATCCTGAAATTGTGCGTGAGGTTTTAGACGTGATTTTAAATTTAGCAAAAGATGGTATGACTATGCTTATAGTTACACATGAAATGGGTTTTGCTAGAGCAGTTGCTGATAAAATAGTTTTTATGGATGATGGAAAAATAGTAGAAATTTCAAAGCCCGATGAATTTTTTGAAAATCCAAAAACTGATCGTGCGAAGAAATTTCTCAATTTGTTTGATTTTCATCGTTAA
- a CDS encoding cysteine ABC transporter substrate-binding protein, which produces MALFFSACSNSSSNENSIEKIKQQGAIRIGVFGDKPPFGYLDAQGKNQGYDVYFAKRIAKELLGDESKVQFVLVEAANRVEFLESNKVDLILANFTKTPEREAVVDFAFPYMKVALGVVAPKGSDIKTIDDLKSKTLILNKGTTADAYFTKNMPEIKTIKFDQNTETFAALIGKRGDALSHDNALLFAWAKENPNFEVVIKELGNHDVIAPAVKKGDEAMLKFINDLIVKLQNEQFFHKAYDETLKPFFSDDIKADDVVIEGGKI; this is translated from the coding sequence ATGGCACTTTTTTTTAGTGCATGCTCAAATTCAAGCTCTAATGAAAACTCTATAGAGAAAATCAAACAGCAAGGTGCTATCCGCATAGGTGTGTTTGGTGATAAACCTCCATTTGGTTACTTAGATGCTCAAGGAAAAAATCAAGGCTATGATGTGTATTTTGCAAAGCGTATTGCTAAAGAACTTTTAGGGGATGAGTCTAAAGTACAATTTGTTTTAGTTGAAGCAGCAAACAGAGTAGAATTTTTAGAATCAAATAAAGTAGATTTAATCTTAGCAAATTTTACTAAAACTCCAGAAAGAGAAGCTGTGGTGGATTTTGCTTTTCCTTATATGAAAGTTGCTCTTGGGGTGGTAGCTCCTAAAGGATCAGATATCAAAACTATAGATGATTTAAAAAGCAAAACTTTGATTTTAAATAAAGGTACAACAGCTGATGCGTATTTTACAAAAAATATGCCAGAAATTAAAACGATTAAATTTGATCAAAACACAGAAACCTTTGCAGCTTTAATCGGTAAAAGAGGCGATGCGCTAAGTCATGATAATGCATTGCTTTTTGCTTGGGCTAAAGAAAATCCCAATTTTGAAGTAGTGATTAAAGAACTTGGAAATCATGATGTTATAGCTCCTGCTGTAAAAAAAGGCGATGAAGCTATGTTGAAATTTATCAATGATTTGATTGTAAAATTACAAAATGAGCAGTTTTTTCACAAAGCTTATGATGAAACCTTAAAGCCATTTTTTAGCGATGATATAAAAGCTGATGATGTAGTAATAGAAGGTGGCAAAATTTAA
- a CDS encoding MFS transporter, translating into MQKAFKNTIYASLGGILEFYDFVLFIFFASVFAKIFFPQNDDFWPLIYTYVAFGAGYLARPFGAVVLAHFADIKGRKNVFYVSMLLMVVPSFVLAFLPTYESIGLLATFMLFIIRIAQGLAIGAEVSGAWIFVSEFVSKKRLGLALGFISATLTLGLLLGNLATLSIYAYFDKEEVESFAWRIPFFIGGFFGILALFLRTKLNETPAFKNIKEKEKILNFPLLQALKTHKKSMLICALLTVVLTSGVATLMILPQYFESLLGVSKTTALTYQNLAIVMIILGSLVQGYLADLLGHFKICLIFTLIFGIFGIAFSFYNEWFLLFYLLACFAQGIITFAPIFMTQIFTTELRSSGLSFAYNISYAILGFLTPFIVNFMYEKYFYFYIFFVFITSLISMFLVKKYIKIL; encoded by the coding sequence ATGCAAAAAGCCTTTAAAAATACCATCTATGCTTCTTTAGGTGGTATTTTAGAATTTTATGATTTTGTTTTATTTATCTTCTTTGCAAGTGTTTTTGCAAAAATTTTCTTTCCTCAAAACGATGATTTTTGGCCATTAATCTATACTTATGTAGCCTTTGGAGCAGGATATTTAGCTAGACCTTTTGGTGCTGTTGTTTTAGCACATTTTGCAGATATTAAAGGGCGTAAGAATGTTTTTTATGTCAGTATGCTTTTAATGGTCGTACCAAGTTTTGTTTTGGCCTTTTTACCTACTTATGAAAGCATAGGACTTTTAGCTACTTTTATGCTTTTTATCATACGGATAGCTCAAGGGCTAGCCATAGGAGCTGAAGTGAGTGGTGCTTGGATTTTTGTGAGCGAATTTGTGAGTAAAAAAAGACTTGGCTTGGCACTTGGTTTTATTTCAGCGACTTTAACTTTAGGTTTATTACTCGGAAATTTAGCGACTTTAAGTATATATGCGTATTTTGATAAAGAAGAAGTAGAAAGCTTTGCTTGGAGAATTCCTTTTTTTATAGGAGGATTTTTTGGTATTTTAGCCTTATTTTTGCGTACAAAACTTAACGAAACACCAGCTTTTAAAAACATAAAAGAAAAAGAAAAAATTTTAAATTTTCCACTTTTGCAAGCTTTAAAAACACATAAGAAAAGTATGTTAATATGCGCTTTACTTACTGTGGTTTTAACAAGCGGAGTAGCTACTTTAATGATACTACCACAATATTTTGAAAGCTTATTGGGAGTTAGTAAAACTACTGCTTTGACATATCAAAATTTGGCCATAGTGATGATCATACTAGGAAGTTTAGTGCAAGGTTATTTGGCTGATTTATTAGGACATTTTAAAATTTGTTTGATTTTCACTTTAATTTTTGGAATTTTTGGTATAGCTTTTAGCTTTTATAATGAGTGGTTTTTGTTATTTTATTTGCTTGCTTGTTTTGCACAAGGTATTATAACTTTTGCTCCTATTTTTATGACTCAAATTTTTACTACAGAGTTAAGATCAAGCGGTCTTTCTTTTGCTTATAATATTTCTTATGCGATTTTAGGCTTTTTAACACCCTTTATCGTTAATTTTATGTATGAGAAATATTTTTATTTTTATATATTTTTTGTGTTTATTACTAGTTTGATAAGTATGTTTTTGGTAAAAAAATATATTAAAATTTTATAA